Part of the Bacillus sp. BGMRC 2118 genome, AATAAATTAAAAAAAGAAGGAATTACATCTGACTTTTTCTATATAAACAATGCAACTGTAACTCCATTTAAGGTTAGTAGTAAGGTGGATGTAAGCTTTGATAAAAAACTAGTAAATCAAATAGAAAAAACTAAAAATGGAATCATACATGAGCGAATAAAAGGGAAAGACTACACTGTCGTATTGAAAGAAATTAAAGAAATAAATGGAATTATGGTCATCCTTATTCCAACAAGTGTGTATATGAAATCAGTAAGTGAAATGGCATACAGTACATTGATTGTTATCACCATTAGTATAATCATTGCCCTTGTATTAACGAATTTCTTTGTAAGAGAATTAATAAAACCTCTAAATCTATTGGAAAATACTATGAAGCAAGCTCGTGAAGGTTATCTACAAAAATTACAAGATCGCTTTACATCAATACCAGAAATCAATTCATTACATAAAAGCTATAACAGTATGATAGATCAGATGAAGAATATGTTAAATGAATTAACAGAGACGACGATAGACCTAGAGAAGACAGGGGAGAGACTTAATAATTCCTCTCAAAATGCACTTACAAGTAGTCTTCAGCTTGTCACAGCTATTAATATAGTTAAAACAGGTGCAGAACAGACAGCGGCTAGCTCCGAGGTTAGTGCGACAAGTTCAAGGAATCTAAAGCTGATGATTGAAGAAATGCAAAGGAACATGAAGAAGGTGTTTGAGAGTTCGGGAAATATGAGTTTAGCGGCTGAAAGTGGAGAGAAGAATAATGAAAATTTAATCTCAACCATACATTTATTTGAAACTGATTTTGAACACCTTGCGAGTACGATTCATCAAGTTAAAGAATACTCGTTTTCAATCACAAA contains:
- a CDS encoding methyl-accepting chemotaxis protein; the protein is MKKRFKDVITKNWKLATRLNLLFVSLLVLSIVAVGASSYIKAKGMAIETNENRLEREAELTGYIAENLKFVYVSDEQYFMQQLEGSIRTQQNKLKKEGITSDFFYINNATVTPFKVSSKVDVSFDKKLVNQIEKTKNGIIHERIKGKDYTVVLKEIKEINGIMVILIPTSVYMKSVSEMAYSTLIVITISIIIALVLTNFFVRELIKPLNLLENTMKQAREGYLQKLQDRFTSIPEINSLHKSYNSMIDQMKNMLNELTETTIDLEKTGERLNNSSQNALTSSLQLVTAINIVKTGAEQTAASSEVSATSSRNLKLMIEEMQRNMKKVFESSGNMSLAAESGEKNNENLISTIHLFETDFEHLASTIHQVKEYSFSITNLVGMVKSIAEQTKLLALNASIEAARAGEAGKGFAVVANEVRNLANQSAKTTEEITKAIGNLENLTSDATEEFDQMHERIKSNLTMANDSKVTFDGLMKEIATVSGNLKSIRSELAYIDETLPQLEYGATSFYTVSKENLASAEEMLVISDTQISQMEDSNNIGIKLNVLAKSISRITSQFKIE